One Salvia splendens isolate huo1 chromosome 1, SspV2, whole genome shotgun sequence genomic window, GGAGTTTGTTAGGAGCTTAATTCTGTGACGGATCCGATGAGGAAGGAACTTGCAGCCATTTGTAAGAGGGTTGAAACTGTGAATCGAGATGTGAAGTCGTTGGGAGTCACCTGTCAGAAGAAggtgatttttttatattttttttaaatttcagatTGGGATTGAGGTTTTCTATTGTGTTGTGTCATCTTCGAATAAATTTGAGTTTGTATTTTTATAGGAAAAAGAGTATAAAGAATCGGTTGAGGCTTTCAATGAGAAAACCACAGAAAAGGGGCAACTCCTTGCCAAATTAGCAGAGGTAGAAGAAGCTCCTACTTTATTTCaacatttttcaaatcttttcagtgttattttatttatgtttgtttgtttcttGGATTTTGTTGGGCAGTTGATGAATGAAAGCGAGAAATTGAGATCCACCAAATTAGAAGAGCTCTGCAAGAACATATAGAGACCAATAATCCCCTTTACtaggattttgttttttttttcttgtgctGGTGATCTAACTATCTTCTTTTTTTAAGGTTTCCATCTTGTTTGGTTGAGTGTT contains:
- the LOC121796199 gene encoding uncharacterized protein LOC121796199 — encoded protein: MTTEEQLSQTMFCMRKKKMSEMIETSDTDSPLLHDQDMTTSALAAFRAKEDDIERRRSEIRDRVQAQLTRVEEEAKRLHLIHGELNSVTDPMRKELAAICKRVETVNRDVKSLGVTCQKKEKEYKESVEAFNEKTTEKGQLLAKLAELMNESEKLRSTKLEELCKNI